A single region of the Brachypodium distachyon strain Bd21 chromosome 3, Brachypodium_distachyon_v3.0, whole genome shotgun sequence genome encodes:
- the LOC100830341 gene encoding uncharacterized protein LOC100830341 isoform X1 yields MSMQSAAHAVRALAALPAPSSSSRRRAGHAPSLLPCRPSRAVAPVRAADSSPPAAPASPSPSGAAGGKAVVPDDEFTLAKVSFGVIGLGIGGSLLSYGFGAYFNILPGSEWSALMLTYGFPLTIIGMALKYAELKPVPCITYSDAFALRDKCATPILKQVRNDVTRYRYGDEQHLDEALKRIFQYGLGGGIPRRSAPILQKIQEEVTEEGKYCLVLEFEAKALELSDFEKRQAKFTSFFGPGIKAEIGKGGDDLYEVRLISETT; encoded by the exons atgtCTATGCAGTCCGCGGCGCACGCAGTCCGGGCGCTCGCCGCGCtcccggcgccgtcgtcctcctcccgccgTCGAGCGGGCCATGCGCCGTCCCTTCTGCCTTGCCGGCCCAGTCGAGCTGTTGCACCGGTCCGAGCCGCAGATTCTTCACCCCCTGCCgcgcccgcgtcgccgtcgccgtccggaGCAGCCGGCGGGAAGGCCGTCGTCCCCGACGACGAGTTCACCCTCGCCAAG GTGTCATTTGGTGTGATTGGCCTAGGGATAGGCGGCTCCCTCTTGTC GTATGGATTTGGGGCTTATTTCAATATTCTCCCCGGTTCGGAGTGGTCTGCTCTCATGCTAACCTACGGATTTCCTCTCACAATCATCGGCATGGCCTTGAAG TATGCTGAACTGAAACCAGTGCCCTGCATAACCTATTCTGATGCTTTCGCTTTAAGAGATAAGTGCGCTACCCCTATCCTCAAGCAG GTTAGGAATGATGTAACACGTTATAGATATGGTGATGAGCAGCACCTGGATGAAGCGCTAAAGCGAATTTTTCAATATGGTTTG GGTGGTGGCATTCCAAGACGTAGTGCACCTATATTACAAAAGATTCAAGAAGAA GTAACTGAGGAAGGAAAGTACTGTTTAGTACTTGAATTCGAAGCCAAAGCGTTGGAGCTATCTGATTTTGAGAAGAGACAG GCAAAATTCACCTCCTTTTTTGGTCCTGGGATTAAGGCAGAAATTG GCAAAGGTGGCGATGATCTGTATGAAGTGCGTCTTATCTCAGAGACTACTTAG
- the LOC100829006 gene encoding uncharacterized protein LOC100829006 — protein MLLPPISPDVAGAVVRQTRADSPFPHSPCPTRRRLRFRLVSPIRTHSSSISLSAAVPSRPAKPSVCTADELHYAPVSGAGWRLALWQYKPPPHAPVRNHPLMLLSGVGTNAIGFDLSPQASFARHMSNQGFDTWIVEVRGAGLSTREYGSSVASGSSATEDISSDVPHLDEQSTLEAASPHSSGGSAIGFDDLGIVALDEPPLVAELANFFDRISKLLEEARLSKNLNEISEKISALSEMAESSAIIGPMKEESLRLLKNFQEHIDSWEHFVATQMQLTSEYNWDFDHYLEEDIPTVMEYIRQHSIATDGKLLAIGHSMGGILLYATLSKSGSEGVPSNLAAIVTLASSVDYTASNSSLKMFLPLAHPAQALNVPALPLGALLAAAYPWASAPPYLLSWLNPQISAQDMMHPELLSKLVFNNFCTVPAKVVLQLTTAFREGGLCNRTGTFSYKDHLRDCQTPVLALAGDRDLICPPEAVYETVKLIPQHMVNYKVFGKPEGPHYAHYDLVGGRLATDEVYPCITEFLSRHDRLLI, from the exons atgctTCTACCGCCCATCTCCCCCGatgtcgccggcgccgtcgttcGGCAGACTCGCGCAGACAGCCCGTTCCCTCATTCTCCCTGTCCtacacgccgccgccttcgcttCCGCTTGGTCAGTCCGATCCGCACCCACTCATCCTCGATCTCCCTCTCCGCGGCCGTCCCCTCGCGACCGGCGAAGCCGTCGGTCTGcaccgccgacgagctccattACGCCCCCGTTTCCGGGGCCGGGTGGCGTCTGGCGCTCTGGCAATATAAGCCGCCTCCTCAT GCGCCGGTGAGGAACCACCCGTTAATGCTTCTGTCGGGGGTCGGGACGAACGCCATCGGATTCGATCTCTCACCCCAG GCCTCATTTGCCCGTCACATGTCTAACCAAGGATTTGATACATGGATAGTTGAAGTAAGAGGTGCTGGTTTGAGCACACGTGAATATGGTAGTTCGGTTGCATCTGGGTCAAGCGCTACTGAGGATATATCTAGCGATGTTCCACATCTTGATGAGCAAAGCACATTGGAGGCTGCTTCACCGCACAGTTCTGGGGGCTCTGCTATTGGTTTTGATGACCTTGGAATAGTTGCTCTTGACGAACCACCTTTAGTGGCTGAGCTGGCTAATTTTTTTGATCGGATCTCAAAACTTCTGGAAGAGGCTAGGTTAAGTAAAAATCTTAATGAGATTTCAGAAAAAATTTCAGCTCTCTCAGAAATGGCAGAGAGCTCTGCAATTATTGGTCCAATGAAAGAAGAAAGCCTACGTCTTCTGAAGAATTTTCAAGAACATATCGACTCCTGGGAACACTTTGTGGCAACACAGATGCAGCTAACTTCTGAATATAACTGGGACTTCGACCATTACTTGGAGGAGGATATACCAACTGTG ATGGAGTATATAAGACAGCATAGCATAGCAACAGATGGGAAGTTACTTGCTATTGGACACTCAATGGGAGGAATTTTGTTATACGCAACGCTGTCGAAATCTG GTTCTGAAGGAGTTCCATCAAATTTGGCAGCTATTGTTACTTTGGCTTCATCTGTTGATTACACAGCATCCAATTCATCGCTGAAGATGTTTCTGCCTCTC GCTCATCCTGCACAGGCTCTTAATGTCCCTGCTCTCCCATTGGGTGCATTATTAGCAGCAGCATATCCCTGGGCATCTGCTCCACCGTATCTTCTTTCCTGGCTTAATCCTCAAATATCAGCTCAGGACATGATGCATCCAGAGTTGTTGTCCAAGCTTGTTTTTAACAACTTCT GTACAGTACCTGCAAAGGTTGTCCTGCAACTTACCACCGCTTTTCGGGAGGGCGGGCTATGCAACCGGACTGGAACTTTCTCATACAAGGATCATTTGAGAGATTGTCAGACCCCAGTCCTGGCACTGGCTGGAGATAGGGATCTCATCTGCCCTCCAGAAGCCGTTTATG AAACTGTCAAACTCATTCCCCAGCACATGGTGAACTATAAAGTCTTTGGAAAACCAGAAGGCCCACATTATGCACATTATGACTTGGTTGGGGGCCGGCTG GCAACGGATGAAGTTTATCCATGCATCACAGAGTTCCTTTCTCGCCATGATCGGTTGTTAATTTAG
- the LOC100829724 gene encoding uncharacterized protein LOC100829724 — MHLTVTWHIMGSEIVYYSVRSLFMQANVFAFYLTAVSSVVYFGTLAFLILVLTTTRLTHSLEYTGDGITIFLCAHQKEVGKKAKSSARSLIAMDARKATLCCFLLLALVLHGNLASAETCGTNISGCPWCSKSICKAACWATGKLYRAHVKGYKLSGSGIKRKCYCYMCQDD; from the exons ATGCATCTTACTGTCACTTGGCATATCATGGGTTCTGAGATTGTTTATTACAGTGTACGCTCATTGTTCATGCAGGCCAATGTGTTTGCTTTCTATCTGACTGCTGTATCCTCTGTCGTGTATTTTGGAACGTTGGCGTTCCTGATTTTAGTTTTAACTACGACTCGACTGACACACAG TCTCGAATACACAGGAGATGGGATCACCATATTCCTCTGTGCACATCAAAAGGAAGTAGGAAAGAAAGCAAAGAGTTCGGCTCGCTCGCTGATCGCTATGGACGCGAGGAAGGCTACCCTGTGCTGCTTCCTTCTCCTAGCACTCGTGTTGCACGGAAATCTTGCTTCTGCAG AGACATGCGGGACGAATATCTCCGGATGTCCATGGTGTTCAAAATCTATCTGCAAGGCGGCGTGCTGGGCGACCGGAAAACTCTACCGCGCCCACGTGAAGGGATACAAGTTGTCGGGGTCAGGAATCAAGAGAAAATGTTACTGCTACATGTGCCAAGATGATTAG
- the LOC100830341 gene encoding uncharacterized protein LOC100830341 isoform X2: MSMQSAAHAVRALAALPAPSSSSRRRAGHAPSLLPCRPSRAVAPVRAADSSPPAAPASPSPSGAAGGKAVVPDDEFTLAKVSFGVIGLGIGGSLLSYGFGAYFNILPGSEWSALMLTYGFPLTIIGMALKYAELKPVPCITYSDAFALRDKCATPILKQGGGIPRRSAPILQKIQEEVTEEGKYCLVLEFEAKALELSDFEKRQAKFTSFFGPGIKAEIGKGGDDLYEVRLISETT; encoded by the exons atgtCTATGCAGTCCGCGGCGCACGCAGTCCGGGCGCTCGCCGCGCtcccggcgccgtcgtcctcctcccgccgTCGAGCGGGCCATGCGCCGTCCCTTCTGCCTTGCCGGCCCAGTCGAGCTGTTGCACCGGTCCGAGCCGCAGATTCTTCACCCCCTGCCgcgcccgcgtcgccgtcgccgtccggaGCAGCCGGCGGGAAGGCCGTCGTCCCCGACGACGAGTTCACCCTCGCCAAG GTGTCATTTGGTGTGATTGGCCTAGGGATAGGCGGCTCCCTCTTGTC GTATGGATTTGGGGCTTATTTCAATATTCTCCCCGGTTCGGAGTGGTCTGCTCTCATGCTAACCTACGGATTTCCTCTCACAATCATCGGCATGGCCTTGAAG TATGCTGAACTGAAACCAGTGCCCTGCATAACCTATTCTGATGCTTTCGCTTTAAGAGATAAGTGCGCTACCCCTATCCTCAAGCAG GGTGGTGGCATTCCAAGACGTAGTGCACCTATATTACAAAAGATTCAAGAAGAA GTAACTGAGGAAGGAAAGTACTGTTTAGTACTTGAATTCGAAGCCAAAGCGTTGGAGCTATCTGATTTTGAGAAGAGACAG GCAAAATTCACCTCCTTTTTTGGTCCTGGGATTAAGGCAGAAATTG GCAAAGGTGGCGATGATCTGTATGAAGTGCGTCTTATCTCAGAGACTACTTAG
- the LOC100830036 gene encoding lipid phosphate phosphatase 2, protein MADIQLGCHTVRSHGAKVARLHMYDWIILFFLAVVDGLLNIIEPFHRFVGRDMMTDLSYPLKGNTIPFWAVPLFAVVLPWIIFVGIYFKKKNVYDLHHGILGILYSVLITAVITDAIKDAVGRPRPDFFWRCFPDGKPNYDKFTSNVICHGEKSVIKEGHKSFPSGHSSGSFAGLGFLAWYLAGKLAAFDRKGHIAKLCLVFLPLLVASLVAVSRVDDYWHHWQDVFAGGIIGLTVASFCYLQFFPYPFDADAIWPHAYFQQLAETQSNGIANSYDMRPTGVEPVDEGHGAIALRNTSPMLDAMESGRRL, encoded by the exons ATGGCTGATATCCAGTTAGGATGCCACACGGTAAGGTCCCATGGCGCCAAAGTGGCAAGACTCCATATGTACGACTGGATAATACTATTCTTCCTTGCTGTTGTTGATGGACTGTTAAACATAATTGAGCCTTTTCACCGCTTTGTTGGACGTGACATGATGACTGACTTGAGTTATCCCTTGAAGGGCAACACAATTCCATTTTGGGCTGTTCCA CTGTTTGCAGTTGTGCTGCCCTGGATCATCTTTGTTGGAATTtacttcaaaaagaaaaatgtttaTGATTTACACCATGGCATACTTG GTATTCTATATTCGGTTCTTATAACTGCTGTGATTACTGATGCAATTAAAGATGCTGTTGGTCGCCCTCGTCCAGATTTCTTTTGGCGTTGTTTCCCTGATGGAAAACCT AATTATGATAAATTCACCTCCAATGTTATATGCCATGGAGAAAAAAGTGTCATCAAAGAAGGCCACAAGAGCTTCCCAAGCGGGCATTCGTCAG GTTCTTTTGCTGGTCTAGGTTTTCTGGCATGGTACTTAGCCGGGAAACTTGCAGCTTTTGATCGAAAAGGTCATATTGCAAAACTATGCTTAGTGTTTCTTCCTCTACTTGTTGCATCACTTGTGGCAGTATCTCGAGTTGATGATTACTGGCATCATTGGCAAGATGTATTTGCTGGCGGCATCATAG GTCTTACAGTTGCTTCATTTTGTTACCTGCAGTTTTTCCCATATCCTTTTGATGCTGATG CTATATGGCCTCatgcatatttccaacagctTGCTGAGACCCAGAGCAACGGTATTGCAAACTCATATGACATGCGGCCAACAGGGGTTGAACCTGTTGATGAGGGCCATGGCGCCATTGCCCTGAGAAACACCAGCCCTATGTTGGATGCGATGGAGTCTGGCAGGAGATTATGA